One region of Emys orbicularis isolate rEmyOrb1 chromosome 4, rEmyOrb1.hap1, whole genome shotgun sequence genomic DNA includes:
- the LOC135877378 gene encoding apoptosis-associated speck-like protein containing a CARD, translating into MGKTVRDHLVDTLDELAQDGFKRFKTKLNVFPVKAGYSNIPRGQLEKADVLDVCDKLISFYREKYAVEVTVEVLTAINERELADRLRKATGTGSGGEGQQPGPSDGATGKGESGHFVDRYRVQLIERTAPVDPILDLLHGDVLDEEQYQTIRSGNTNQEKMRKLYLLMPSWNKKCKDRFYEALKAKNKFLIEDLEGN; encoded by the exons ATGGGGAAGACGGTGCGGGATCACCTCGTGGACACCCTAGACGAGCTGGCGCAGGACGGGTTTAAGAGGTTCAAGACCAAGCTGAACGTGTTCCCGGTGAAGGCGGGTTATAGCAACATCCCCCGGGGCCAGCTGGAAAAAGCTGATGTCCTGGATGTGTGCGACAAGCTGATCAGCTTCTATCGGGAGAAGTATGCAGTGGAGGTGACTGTGGAGGTCCTGACAGCCATCAATGAAAGGGAGCTGGCAGACAGACTCCGCAAGGCAACAGGGACTG GTTCCGGTGGCGaggggcagcagccagggccaTCTGACGGTGCCACAGGAAAAGGTGAGTCC GGGCATTTTGTCGATCGATACCGAGTGCAGCTGATTGAACGTACCGCCCCTGTGGACCCCATCCTGGACCTTCTTCATGGGGATGTTCTGGACGAGGAGCAGTACCAGACCATTAGATCTGGGAACACCAACCAGGAGAAAATGCGGAAGCTGTATCTACTAATGCCAAGCTGGAATAAAAAGTGCAAGGACCGGTTCTATGAGGCACTGAAAGCCAAGAATAAGTTCCTCATTGAAGACCTTGAGGGAAATTAA